From Haloglomus litoreum, the proteins below share one genomic window:
- a CDS encoding PQQ-binding-like beta-propeller repeat protein encodes MTDRRVAPSRRGFLRLGAGAAAAAGLAGCTTLADPASSDFETAATAQFRGGLERHGYQTDGTVPDDVEVAWSHPVNTGDHTAAKASFVHAPADAVRAATGDEDAGDRLVVPGDDGTVRAFTPDGELLWASAIQPASRGIHGTPAVAGGLVYIGGYDGGLYAFDLGSGERVWRRKLGDAIGSSPAYHDGDVYIAVEYYTPSGGVFGVDAATGGGRWGDRRVTDHPHSTIAIDRDAGRLVVGSNDGYLYAWSYPELEFQWRFETGDAIKGPVATYDGGAFFGSWDRNVYRVDLADGTEDWAFGTNGLVMSGPAIDVGRGVCYVGSHDGNLYALDADEGTELWRFGTGGRVVGCPVTTGTRVVCGSKDRSVYALDTSDGTEVWSLELDGWVTSTPLVTGRGIYVAERAPEGADGPPGHAYALRPA; translated from the coding sequence ATGACCGACCGACGGGTCGCGCCCTCCCGCCGCGGCTTCCTCCGACTCGGGGCCGGCGCGGCCGCAGCCGCCGGCCTCGCCGGCTGTACGACGCTCGCCGACCCCGCCAGCTCCGACTTCGAGACGGCCGCGACCGCACAGTTCCGTGGCGGCCTCGAGCGGCACGGCTACCAGACGGACGGGACCGTCCCCGACGACGTCGAGGTGGCGTGGTCCCACCCCGTCAACACGGGCGACCACACCGCGGCGAAGGCCAGCTTCGTCCACGCCCCTGCCGACGCCGTGCGGGCGGCGACCGGCGACGAGGACGCGGGCGACCGCCTCGTCGTCCCGGGCGACGACGGGACGGTGCGAGCCTTCACACCCGACGGCGAGTTGCTGTGGGCCTCGGCCATCCAGCCCGCGAGCCGTGGCATCCACGGGACGCCCGCCGTCGCCGGGGGGCTGGTCTACATCGGCGGCTACGACGGTGGGCTGTACGCGTTCGACCTCGGGAGCGGCGAACGGGTCTGGCGCCGGAAGCTCGGCGACGCCATCGGCTCCTCGCCGGCCTACCACGACGGCGACGTCTACATCGCCGTCGAGTACTACACCCCCAGCGGGGGCGTGTTCGGGGTGGACGCGGCCACCGGTGGCGGGCGCTGGGGTGACCGCCGGGTGACCGACCACCCCCACTCCACCATCGCCATCGACCGCGACGCGGGGCGGCTCGTCGTCGGGTCGAACGACGGCTACCTCTACGCCTGGAGCTACCCGGAACTGGAGTTCCAGTGGCGCTTCGAGACGGGCGACGCCATCAAGGGCCCCGTCGCCACCTACGACGGGGGAGCCTTCTTCGGGTCGTGGGACCGGAACGTCTACCGCGTCGACCTGGCGGACGGGACCGAGGACTGGGCGTTCGGGACGAACGGGCTCGTGATGAGCGGTCCCGCCATCGACGTCGGGCGGGGGGTCTGCTACGTCGGCAGTCACGATGGCAACCTCTACGCGCTCGACGCCGACGAGGGAACCGAGCTGTGGCGGTTCGGCACGGGCGGGCGGGTCGTCGGCTGCCCGGTGACGACCGGGACCCGCGTCGTCTGCGGGTCGAAGGACCGCTCGGTCTACGCCCTCGACACCAGCGACGGGACTGAGGTGTGGTCACTGGAACTCGACGGCTGGGTGACGAGTACGCCGCTCGTGACCGGCCGTGGCATCTACGTCGCCGAGCGCGCACCCGAGGGCGCCGACGGCCCGCCCGGCCACGCGTACGCGCTCCGCCCGGCGTAG
- a CDS encoding cobalamin B12-binding domain-containing protein, with amino-acid sequence MSTEQEPEQRTIRCLVAKVGLDGHDRGAHVIARAFRDAGFEVIYSGLHKAPDEIVQAAVQEDVDVLGISILSGAHNTLVPKIVEGLKEYGAFEDTLIIVGGIIPEDDRPGLREAGVAEIFGPGASMQETIDFVRENARER; translated from the coding sequence ATGAGCACGGAGCAGGAACCCGAGCAGCGGACCATCCGGTGTCTGGTAGCGAAAGTCGGCCTCGACGGCCACGACCGCGGCGCACACGTCATCGCGCGGGCGTTCCGCGACGCCGGCTTCGAAGTCATCTACTCCGGCCTGCACAAGGCACCCGACGAGATCGTACAGGCCGCCGTCCAGGAGGACGTCGACGTGCTGGGCATCTCCATCCTCTCGGGCGCGCACAACACGCTCGTCCCGAAGATCGTCGAGGGGCTCAAGGAGTACGGCGCCTTCGAGGACACCCTCATCATCGTCGGCGGCATCATCCCCGAGGACGACCGCCCGGGGCTCAGAGAGGCCGGCGTCGCCGAGATCTTCGGTCCCGGCGCCTCCATGCAGGAGACCATCGACTTCGTCCGCGAGAACGCGCGCGAGCGGTAG